A single region of the Mustela lutreola isolate mMusLut2 chromosome 2, mMusLut2.pri, whole genome shotgun sequence genome encodes:
- the SUCNR1 gene encoding succinate receptor 1 isoform X1 yields the protein MKQAWNTTCPNWLVAEAVLEKYYLSIFYGIEFVVGVLGNCIVVFGYLFCLKNWKCSNIYLFNLSISDLAFLCTLPMLIRSYSSGKWIYGDLLCISNRYVLHANLYTSILFLTFISIDRYLLMKYPFREHFLQKKEFAVLISLAIWVLVTLELLPILPLINPNIAANGTYCTDYASSGDPQNSLIYSLFLTFVGFLIPLLVMCFFYFKIALFLKKRSRQLATALPLEKPLTLVIMAVVIFSVLFTPYHILRNVRIASRLEKWKEYRCTRVAINSFYIVTRPLAFLNSTINPVFYFLMGDHFREMLMSKLRNQFKSLTSIRR from the exons atgaaacaa gCGTGGAACACAACTTGCCCAAATTGGCTGGTGGCAGAGGCTGTCCTGGAAAAGTATTACCTTTCCATTTTTTATGGGATCGAGTTTGTTGTGGGAGTCCTTGGGAATTGCATTGTTGTTTTTGGCTACCTCTTCTGTCTGAAGAACTGGAAATGCAGTAACATTTATCTCTTCAACCTCTCTATCTCGGACTTGGCTTTTTTGTGCACGCTTCCTATGCTGATTAGAAGTTATTCCAGTGGAAAGTGGATATATGGGGACCTGTTGTGTATAAGCAACCGATATGTGCTTCATGCCAATCTCTACACCAGcattctttttctcacttttatcAGCATTGATCGATACCTGCTCATGAAGTATCCTTTCCGGGAACACTTTCTACAAAAGAAGGAGTTCGCTGTTTTAatctctttggctatttgggttttaGTAACCTTAGAGCTACTGCCCATACTTCCCCTTATAAATCCTAATATAGCTGCCAATGGCACCTACTGTACTGATTATGCAAGTTCTGGGGACCCCCAAAACAGCCTCATCTATAGCCTGTTCCTAACCTTCGTGGGATTCCTCATTCCTCTTTTggtgatgtgtttcttttatttcaagattGCTCTTTTCCTAAAGAAGAGGAGCAGGCAGCTTGCCACTGCTTTGCCCCTTGAAAAGCCTCTCACCTTAGTCATCATGGCAGTTGTGATCTTCTCCGTGCTTTTTACTCCCTACCATATCCTGCGGAACGTGAGGATTGCTTCACGCCTGGAGAAGTGGAAGGAGTACCGGTGCACTCGGGTCGCCATCAACTCCTTCTACATTGTGACTCGGCCCTTGGCCTTTCTGAACAGTACCATCAACCCTGTCTTCTATTTCCTTATGGGAGATCACTTCAGAGAGATGTTAATGAGTAAACTGAGGAACCAGTTCAAATCCCTTACATCCATTAGAAGGTGA
- the SUCNR1 gene encoding succinate receptor 1 isoform X2, whose amino-acid sequence MAWNTTCPNWLVAEAVLEKYYLSIFYGIEFVVGVLGNCIVVFGYLFCLKNWKCSNIYLFNLSISDLAFLCTLPMLIRSYSSGKWIYGDLLCISNRYVLHANLYTSILFLTFISIDRYLLMKYPFREHFLQKKEFAVLISLAIWVLVTLELLPILPLINPNIAANGTYCTDYASSGDPQNSLIYSLFLTFVGFLIPLLVMCFFYFKIALFLKKRSRQLATALPLEKPLTLVIMAVVIFSVLFTPYHILRNVRIASRLEKWKEYRCTRVAINSFYIVTRPLAFLNSTINPVFYFLMGDHFREMLMSKLRNQFKSLTSIRR is encoded by the exons ATG gCGTGGAACACAACTTGCCCAAATTGGCTGGTGGCAGAGGCTGTCCTGGAAAAGTATTACCTTTCCATTTTTTATGGGATCGAGTTTGTTGTGGGAGTCCTTGGGAATTGCATTGTTGTTTTTGGCTACCTCTTCTGTCTGAAGAACTGGAAATGCAGTAACATTTATCTCTTCAACCTCTCTATCTCGGACTTGGCTTTTTTGTGCACGCTTCCTATGCTGATTAGAAGTTATTCCAGTGGAAAGTGGATATATGGGGACCTGTTGTGTATAAGCAACCGATATGTGCTTCATGCCAATCTCTACACCAGcattctttttctcacttttatcAGCATTGATCGATACCTGCTCATGAAGTATCCTTTCCGGGAACACTTTCTACAAAAGAAGGAGTTCGCTGTTTTAatctctttggctatttgggttttaGTAACCTTAGAGCTACTGCCCATACTTCCCCTTATAAATCCTAATATAGCTGCCAATGGCACCTACTGTACTGATTATGCAAGTTCTGGGGACCCCCAAAACAGCCTCATCTATAGCCTGTTCCTAACCTTCGTGGGATTCCTCATTCCTCTTTTggtgatgtgtttcttttatttcaagattGCTCTTTTCCTAAAGAAGAGGAGCAGGCAGCTTGCCACTGCTTTGCCCCTTGAAAAGCCTCTCACCTTAGTCATCATGGCAGTTGTGATCTTCTCCGTGCTTTTTACTCCCTACCATATCCTGCGGAACGTGAGGATTGCTTCACGCCTGGAGAAGTGGAAGGAGTACCGGTGCACTCGGGTCGCCATCAACTCCTTCTACATTGTGACTCGGCCCTTGGCCTTTCTGAACAGTACCATCAACCCTGTCTTCTATTTCCTTATGGGAGATCACTTCAGAGAGATGTTAATGAGTAAACTGAGGAACCAGTTCAAATCCCTTACATCCATTAGAAGGTGA